A section of the Chloroflexota bacterium genome encodes:
- a CDS encoding Uma2 family endonuclease: MTTQTAKVKYTYEDYMQTPDDIRYELLDGELILSPSARTAHQRSVGKIFKRLSDFVMQNELGEVFIAPYDVVLDNFNVVQPDILFVSNERSHIITDLNIQGAPDLVIEVLSPSTAQRDRTQKRDLYAQHDVKEYWQSDTDAKSVQVLTLQSGVYRVAGIYTAGQAILSPLLQGFSLNVDDVF, encoded by the coding sequence ATGACCACGCAGACCGCGAAGGTGAAATACACCTACGAAGATTACATGCAGACCCCCGACGACATCCGCTACGAGCTTCTCGACGGAGAGTTGATATTGTCCCCATCCGCGCGCACGGCACACCAAAGGTCTGTCGGGAAAATCTTTAAGCGCCTATCTGATTTTGTAATGCAAAACGAACTAGGCGAAGTATTCATCGCGCCCTATGATGTGGTTCTGGATAATTTCAATGTCGTGCAGCCGGACATTCTTTTCGTCAGCAATGAGCGGTCGCACATCATCACCGACCTAAACATCCAGGGCGCGCCCGACCTCGTGATAGAAGTACTCTCGCCATCAACCGCACAGCGGGACAGAACGCAAAAGCGCGACCTGTACGCGCAGCACGATGTCAAGGAATACTGGCAATCCGACACAGACGCCAAGAGCGTACAGGTGCTCACACTCCAAAGCGGCGTCTATCGCGTGGCGGGCATCTACACGGCAGGACAGGCCATACTATCGCCGCTGCTGCAAGGCTTCAGCCTGAATGTGGATGATGTATTCTAG